Proteins encoded in a region of the Sparus aurata chromosome 6, fSpaAur1.1, whole genome shotgun sequence genome:
- the LOC115582842 gene encoding protein ATP6V1FNB has translation MRSMLTTQSQNCYREQIQKEMVTRLAWKSRYAKLYPSCYDPQNNSSTEPTQLPHLPPDPRAILPPVSKTPEKQNNLPPAPPPHSPPAPPKPLLLSLEGEGRLDVPPIMRPVSPRTRHALYQDSSHYGKGRRQYLQRRGQMRPEEKFDFPLLSSWEYGWRLGDYTLDYRTPSRAKSSVVKNTFYTRNGVFSSPSATDTLG, from the exons ATGCGCAGCATGTTGACGACGCAGAGTCAGAACTGCTACCGAGAGCAGATCCAAAAGGAGATGGTGACCCGTTTGGCCTGGAAGAGCCGCTATGCCAAACTTTACCCGTCCTGCTACGATccacaaaacaacagcagcacagagccGACACAGCTGCCCCACCTGCCTCCTGACCCCCG AGCCATCCTGCCTCCTGTTTCCAAGACACCTGAGAAGCAGAACAaccttcctcctgctcctcctcctcattctcctcctgctcctcctaaACCTCTTCTGCTCTCGTTGGAAGGAGAGGGGCGTCTCGATGTTCCCCCCATTATGAGGCCCGTTTCTCCACGGACCAGACACGCTCTTTATCAGGACTCCTCTCATTAT GGGAAAGGACGACGACAGTACCTGCAGAGACGAGGTCAGATGAGACCGGAGGAGAAGTTTGACTTCCCTCTGCTCTCGTCCTGGGAGTACGGGTGGAGGCTGG GTGACTACACTCTGGATTACAGAACTCCATCTCGTGCCAAGTCGTCGGTGGTGAAGAACACCTTCTACACCAGGAACGGTGTGTTCAGCAGCCCGTCAGCCACCGACACACTGGGCTGA